The nucleotide sequence CCGAATGCGCACCGTTCAAACAGTGGGTCGCCCAGGTCATCGAGACCATTCAGCGAGAGGGCTCCTACACGCTGGAGGAGGCCGAGGTACAGCCCACCGGGCCGGGCACCCCCGTCGCCTACGCCATGCCCGAACAGGTCGCCGAGGCCATCGTCCGGCTCGAAGAGCGCAACCTTCAGGCGGACGAGCAGCATGCAGTCGCACAGCACAAGTCACTCGCTCTGCAACAGGACACACTGGAGACCCAGCGCACCATGCTGGAGACACAGCGCGCCACACTCGCCGCCCAACAAGCCATCGCCCAGGCCATGGAACGCATCGCGAACAGGCTCGACACCCTCGCGCTCGACCGGCCGGCACCCGCCCCCGAGTTCTCGACGCAGCCGACCACGGAGTCCGTGCTGGCCGACTGGCGGAAGCGGTTGTCGGTGACGGAGGACGTGTGGACGGTGGCCGTGGTGATCGCCCCGGTGCTCGTCGAGGAGGGCGAGTTGCGTCAGCCACTGGAGGCGATCGCGGCCCGTACGGGGCTGTCGGTGCACCGCGTCAACGAATGTATGCGGATGCTGCGCAAGCACGCCTGCATCCATCCCCAGGGGGCGACGGTGGAAGGGGCACCGGTGTATGTGCTCAGCCCACGCTGACGGCGTCTGAGGGACTCACATAGAAAGGGCCGACCGCAAGGCAAAGTTGCGGTCGGCCCTTTCGTGCTGAGCTTATCCGGTCACGCTCTCACGCCCAGGTGATCAGCCTCTTCGGCTGCTCAAGAATCGCCGCCACATCCGCCAGCACCTTCGAGCCCAGCTCCCCGTCCACCAGCCGGTGGTCGAAGGAGAGCGCCAGGGTGGTGACCTGACGGGCCTTCACCTTGCCCTTGTGGACCCACGGCTGGAGCTTGATCGAGCCGACCGCGAGGATCGCGGACTCGCCGGGGTTGAGGATCGGCGTGCCGGTGTCGATGCCGAAGACGCCGACGTTGGTGATGGTGACCGTGCCGCCCTGCATGGCGGCCGGTGAGGTCCGGCCCTCCTTGGCCGTGGAGACCAGCTCGCCCAGTGACTCGGCCAGCTGGGGCAGCGTCTTCGCGTGGGCGTCCTTGATGTTCGGGACGATCAGGCCGCGCGGGGTGGCCGCCGCGATGCCCAGGTTCACGTAGTGCTTGACCACGATCTCCTGGGCCGCCTCGTCCCAGGAGGCGTTGATGTCCGGGTGGCGCTTGATCGCCACGAGTAGCGCCTTGGCGATCAGCAACAGCGGATTGACCCGCAGGCCCGCCAGTTCCCTGTCCTGCTTCAGCTCCTCGACCAGCTTCATCGTGCGCGTCACGTCGACCGTCACGAACTCCGTGACGTGCGGCGCGGTGAACGCCGAGCCGACCATCGCCGCCGCCGTGGCCTTCCGGACCCCCTTGACCGGGATACGGGTCTCCCGCGCGCCGTCGTACGACGCCACCGGCGCCGGGGCGACAGCGGGCGCGGCCGGGGCCGAGGGCGCCTCCACCACGGGCTCCGGGGCCTTCGGCGGGGCCACGGCCGCGTGGACGTCCTCGCGGGTGATGACGCCGTCCGGACCGGACGGGGTGATCGTCGCCAGGTCCACGCCGAGGTCCTTGGCCAGCTTGCGGACCGGCGGCTTCGCCAGCGGACGCTGTCCGCCCGGGGCGTGACCGTGCCCGTTCAGCTCGCCCTGGACGGCCTGGATCGCGGCGGCCGCGTACAGGGTGTCCTCGGCGGGCGCCGCCGTGGCCGGAACCCCCTTGCGGGGGCGGCGCTTCGTGGACGACTCGGCGACCCCGTAGCCGACGAGGACCGGCTTGCGGCCCTCGATCTTCTTGGCCGCCGGCGCGGGCTTCGCGGCGGGCGCGGCAGGCGTGGCGGGCGCGGCTTTCTCGGCCGATGCCGATGCCGACGCCGCTTCCGAGGCAGGGGCAGGGGCCGCGCCGCTCGCCACGTCCACCGCGATGATCGACGTGCCGACGTCGACCGTGGTGCCCTCGGGGAAGTGCAGTGCGCGTACGACACCGTCGTACGGGATGGGCAGTTCGACGGCGGCCTTGGCCGTCTCGACCTCGCAGACGACCTGGCCGTCGGTGACGGTGTCACCGGGCTGGACGTACCACTTGAGGATCTCGGCCTCGGTGAGTCCCTCGCCCACGTCGGGCATCTTGAACTCGCGCGGAGACGTGTCTGTCATCGTCGTCACGGACCTCTCCTCAGAACGCCAGCGAGCGGTCGACGGCGTCGAGCACCCGGTCCAGATTCGGCAGGTACTCCTCCTCCAGGCGGGCCGGCGGATAAGGGGCGTGGTACCCGCCGACGCGGAGGACGGGGGCCTCCAGGTGGTAGAAGCACCGCTCGGTGATGCGGGCGGCGATCTCCGCGCCCGAGCCGAAGAACACCGGGGCCTCATGGACCACGATCAGGCGGCGCGTCCTCTCCACGGACGCCTGGATCGAGTCGAAGTCCAGCGGGGACACCGACCGCAGGTCCAGGATCTCCAGCGCCCGGCCCTCCTCGGCGGCCGCGTCGGCGACCTCTTGGCAGAGCTTCACCATCGGGCCGTACGCGGCGAGCGTGAGGTCGGTGCCCTCGCGGACGACACGGGCCTTGTGCAGCGGACCGGGGATGGCCTCCGGGTTGACCTCGGCCTTGTCCCAGTAGCGCCGCTTGGGCTCGAAGAAGATCACCGGGTCGTCGCTCTGGATGGCCTGCTGCATCATCCAGTAGGCGTCCGACGCGTTCGACGGCGAGACCACCTTCAGGCCCGCCACGTGCGCGAAGAGCGCCTCCGGGGACTCGGAGTGGTGCTCGACCGCGCCGATGCCGCCGCCGTAGGGGATACGGATGACGACGGGGAGCTTGACCTTGCCCAGCGAGCGCGCGTGCATCTTGGCGAGCTGGGTGACGATCTGGTCGTACGCGGGGAAGACGAAGCCGTCGAACTGGATCTCGACCACCGGGCGGTACCCGCGCAGGGCCAGGCCGATGGCGGTGCCGACGATGCCCGACTCGGCGAGCGGGGTGTCGATCACCCGCTCCTCGCCGAAGTCCTTCTGGAGGCCGTCCGTCACCCGGAACACACCGCCGAGCTTGCCGACGTCCTCGCCCATGACGAGGACCTTGGGGTCGGCTTCGAGGGCCCTGCGCAGCGATTCGTTGATCGCCTTGGCGATCGCCATGCTCTTCACGACGGAATGCCCGGCGGTCTGCCCTGCCGTCTGCGCGGCTGTCTGCGTGGTCATCGCTACTTGCCCTCCTCTACGTCCACATCGGCGAACGACGCCTGGTACGCGGCGAACTGGGCGCGCTCCTCGTCCACGAGCGCGTGTCCGTCCGCGTACGCGTTCTCGAAGATGGCGAAGTGGTCCGGGTCGGGCATGGCACGCACCACTTCGCGCACTCGCTTTCCCAACGCCTCGCTCTCCGCTTCGAGTTCCGCGAAGAATCCCTCGTTCGTGTCCGTTTCGGATTCCAGGTAACCGCGCAGACGCGCGATCGGGTCCTTGGCCTCCCAGGCCACCCGCTCGTCGTCATGGCGGTAGCGGGTGGGGTCGTCGGAGGTGGTGTGGGCGCCCATGCGGTAGGTGTAGGCCTCCACGAGGGTGGGGCCCTCGCCCCGGCGGGCGCGCTCCAGCGCCCACTTGGTGACCGCGAGGCAGGCCAGCACGTCGTTGCCGTCGACGCGGACGCCCGGGAAGCCGAAGCCCTGGGCACGCTGGTACAGCGGGACGCGGGTCTGCTTCTCCGTGGGCTCCGAGATGGCCCACTGGTTGTTCTGGCAGAAGAACACGACCGGCGCGTTGTAGACCGCGGAGAAGGTGAACGCCTCGGCGACGTCGCCCTGGCTGGACGCGCCGTCG is from Streptomyces sp. NBC_01314 and encodes:
- a CDS encoding Bro-N domain-containing protein codes for the protein MIEPSMHQPDPRTQQDALDVGDFVYAATGARVRRLTMPDGTHWFPAVDVCKQLGHTNSRQALSDHVPEEHREIIETVTGAYGLSIPAGREWRRDLNLIDLQGLILLVSACTKAECAPFKQWVAQVIETIQREGSYTLEEAEVQPTGPGTPVAYAMPEQVAEAIVRLEERNLQADEQHAVAQHKSLALQQDTLETQRTMLETQRATLAAQQAIAQAMERIANRLDTLALDRPAPAPEFSTQPTTESVLADWRKRLSVTEDVWTVAVVIAPVLVEEGELRQPLEAIAARTGLSVHRVNECMRMLRKHACIHPQGATVEGAPVYVLSPR
- a CDS encoding dihydrolipoamide acetyltransferase family protein, with product MTTMTDTSPREFKMPDVGEGLTEAEILKWYVQPGDTVTDGQVVCEVETAKAAVELPIPYDGVVRALHFPEGTTVDVGTSIIAVDVASGAAPAPASEAASASASAEKAAPATPAAPAAKPAPAAKKIEGRKPVLVGYGVAESSTKRRPRKGVPATAAPAEDTLYAAAAIQAVQGELNGHGHAPGGQRPLAKPPVRKLAKDLGVDLATITPSGPDGVITREDVHAAVAPPKAPEPVVEAPSAPAAPAVAPAPVASYDGARETRIPVKGVRKATAAAMVGSAFTAPHVTEFVTVDVTRTMKLVEELKQDRELAGLRVNPLLLIAKALLVAIKRHPDINASWDEAAQEIVVKHYVNLGIAAATPRGLIVPNIKDAHAKTLPQLAESLGELVSTAKEGRTSPAAMQGGTVTITNVGVFGIDTGTPILNPGESAILAVGSIKLQPWVHKGKVKARQVTTLALSFDHRLVDGELGSKVLADVAAILEQPKRLITWA
- a CDS encoding alpha-ketoacid dehydrogenase subunit beta — protein: MAIAKAINESLRRALEADPKVLVMGEDVGKLGGVFRVTDGLQKDFGEERVIDTPLAESGIVGTAIGLALRGYRPVVEIQFDGFVFPAYDQIVTQLAKMHARSLGKVKLPVVIRIPYGGGIGAVEHHSESPEALFAHVAGLKVVSPSNASDAYWMMQQAIQSDDPVIFFEPKRRYWDKAEVNPEAIPGPLHKARVVREGTDLTLAAYGPMVKLCQEVADAAAEEGRALEILDLRSVSPLDFDSIQASVERTRRLIVVHEAPVFFGSGAEIAARITERCFYHLEAPVLRVGGYHAPYPPARLEEEYLPNLDRVLDAVDRSLAF
- the pdhA gene encoding pyruvate dehydrogenase (acetyl-transferring) E1 component subunit alpha, whose protein sequence is MTVESTAARKPRRSAAGKTGTTGSKAAGTTGTRRAAAKKPTDAQPELVQLLTPEGKRVKHADNAAYDPFVADITTDELRGLYRDMVLTRRFDAEATSLQRQGELGLWASLLGQEAAQIGSGRATREDDYVFPTYREHGVAWCRGVDPTNLLGMFRGVNNGGWDPSSNNFHLYTIVIGSQTLHATGYAMGIAKDGADSAVIAYFGDGASSQGDVAEAFTFSAVYNAPVVFFCQNNQWAISEPTEKQTRVPLYQRAQGFGFPGVRVDGNDVLACLAVTKWALERARRGEGPTLVEAYTYRMGAHTTSDDPTRYRHDDERVAWEAKDPIARLRGYLESETDTNEGFFAELEAESEALGKRVREVVRAMPDPDHFAIFENAYADGHALVDEERAQFAAYQASFADVDVEEGK